The genomic stretch CGCCAGATAAGGCTTTAACTGGCGTGCGAGCGCGCTTTGGTGCAAACAGAAAATCTTGAAGATAGCTTAAAGCGTGACGCTGACGACCACCTACCATTACTTCCTGCTTACCGTCCGCTAAGTTGTCGATAACAGTTTTCTCAGGATCGAGGATCTCACGGTATTGATCGAAGTAAGCGACTTCAAGCTTGGTACCACAATGTAAGCGACCCGATTGAGCTTCTAGTTGCCCAAGCAATAACTTCAGTACGGTACTTTTACCACAACCATTTGGACCAATAAGGGCAATACGATCGCCGCGCATGATGTTGAAGCTGAAGTTATCAACAATTTGCTTACCGTCGTAAGCAAAAGACACATTCTCTGCTTCAAAGACGATTTTGCCTGAGCGTGACGCATCATCGATATTGAGATTAACTTTACCCTGCACTTCTCTGCGGTCGCGACGCTCTTCACGAAGTTTCTTAAGTGCGCGTACTCGTCCTTCATTACGAGTACGACGCGCTTTAATACCTTGTCGAATCCACACTTCTTCTTGAGCCAGTTTCTTGTCGAACTCAGCGTTTTGCATCTCTTCAACACGAAGCATCTCTTCTTTCTCAAGCAAGTAATTGTCGTAATCACCAGGGAAAGAGGAAAGTTGCCCGCGGTCTAAGTCGACAATACGTGTCGCCATAGATTTGATGAATGCGCGGTCGTGGGAAATGAAGATAATTGAACCTTTGAAATCTTTCAGGAAGTTCTCTAGCCATTCGATGGTTGTGACGTCCAAATGGTTGGTTGGTTCGTCAAGTAGTAATACATCAGGGTCACAAACTAGAGCGCGAGCTAATGCCGCCTTGCGTTGCCAGCCGCCAGATAAGTCACGAAGTAAGGTGTCTGGACTTAACTTTAGGGCACTAAGTACGTTTTTAACTCGGTCATCAAAACGCCACGCATTTGAATGATCCAATTGTTCTTGAATTTTTGCTAAGCGGTTGATGTTCTTTTCGCTTGGGTCTTGCGCAACAAGATCAAGAAGATCATGGTAGATCTTAAGCTGTTCGCCAATTTCCGCTAAGCCACCAGAGACATACTCATAAACAGTACCTTCTTGGTTACGCGGTGGATCTTGCTCCAAACGAGAAACAACAACGTCTTGTGTTATTTGAATTTTGCC from Vibrio parahaemolyticus encodes the following:
- a CDS encoding ABC transporter ATP-binding protein; amino-acid sequence: MALLTIHNAQLAFGDHPLLDRAEFALQENERVCLVGRNGAGKSTLMKVLAGDILLDDGKIQITQDVVVSRLEQDPPRNQEGTVYEYVSGGLAEIGEQLKIYHDLLDLVAQDPSEKNINRLAKIQEQLDHSNAWRFDDRVKNVLSALKLSPDTLLRDLSGGWQRKAALARALVCDPDVLLLDEPTNHLDVTTIEWLENFLKDFKGSIIFISHDRAFIKSMATRIVDLDRGQLSSFPGDYDNYLLEKEEMLRVEEMQNAEFDKKLAQEEVWIRQGIKARRTRNEGRVRALKKLREERRDRREVQGKVNLNIDDASRSGKIVFEAENVSFAYDGKQIVDNFSFNIMRGDRIALIGPNGCGKSTVLKLLLGQLEAQSGRLHCGTKLEVAYFDQYREILDPEKTVIDNLADGKQEVMVGGRQRHALSYLQDFLFAPKRARTPVKALSGGEKNRLLLARILLKPNNLLILDEPTNDLDIETLELLEEMLANYQGTLLLVSHDREFVDNTVTTSWIFEGDGVIEEFVGGYHDAKQQRDQALAVRFSTEKPAKKEKVVEETPKTTQPKNNSKKLSYKLQRELEALPAKLEQLESDIETLQEQVNDPEFFAKPVEQTQPVLEQLAALEQELEIAFERWEELEAMQQDS